The following proteins are encoded in a genomic region of Rattus rattus isolate New Zealand chromosome 2, Rrattus_CSIRO_v1, whole genome shotgun sequence:
- the Ahnak gene encoding neuroblast differentiation-associated protein AHNAK isoform X7: protein MEKEEETTRELLLPNWQGSGSHGLTIAQRDDGVFVQEVMQNSPAARTGVVKEGDQIVGATIYFDNLQSGEVTQLLNTMGHHTVGLKLHRKGDRSPEPGQTWTHEVFSSRSSEVVLSGDDEDYQRIYTTKIKPRLRSEDGVEGDLGETQSRTITVTRRVTAYTVDVTGREGVKDIDISSPEFMIKIPRHEVTEISNTDVETQPGKTVIRLPSGSGTASPTTGSAVDIQAGAISASGPELEGASHSKFQVTVPGTKVGSLDVNVKAKGLDLGGKGGIQVPGVDVSSSLGAGSVEVQGPSLQSGDIGKVKIPTMKMPKFGVSAGLEGQIPEGGLNVSAPEFSVGHKGDKPGLAIGGNIQAPHLEVSTSSVNIEGLEGKLKGPPQITGPSLEGDLGLKGTKLQGNIGMDDACASKIEGSITGPRVEIGTPDVAVHGLGGKLNVPKFSASGSKGEGVGIDVALPTGKVTLPGVSGDVNLPEIATGGLEGKMKGAKVKTPEMIVQKPKISMQDVDLSLGSCKLKGNMKVSAPEVKGGVKGPQVAVKGFGVDTETPNLEGTLTGPKLSSPSGKIGTCRISMADVDLNVAAPKGKGGIDVTLPKVEGKVKGPEVDVKGPKTDISAPGVEVHGPEWNLKMPKFSIPGVKGEGPDVNVPLAKGDISLSGPKVNVEAPDVNVEGLGGKLKGPDINLPEGSVKTPKISMPDVDLHIKGPKVKGEYDVTTPKLEGELKGPKVDTEIPQVDVHGPNLKIPKMKMPKFSVPGLKAEGPEVDVNLPKVDIDISGTKVEVSAPDVSIEGPEGKLKGHKFKMPEMNIRAPKISMPDVDLHLKGPNVKGEYDVTVPRAEGDIKVPDVELKSAKVDIDVPNVDAQGPELHMKMPTIKMPKFGMPGFKAESPEVEMNLPKADIDVSGPKVDVKVPDVNTEGLEGKLKGPKLKMPEMNIKAPKISMPDVDLHMKGPKVKGEYDVTMPKLEGDLKGPKVDVSAPDVDVHGPDWNMKMPKIKMPKFTMPSLKGEGPELDVNMPKADVDISVPKLDISAPDLNLEGPEGKLKGPKFKMPEMHFKAPKMSLPDVDLDLKGPKMKGNVDISAPKIEGEMKVPDVDIKGPNVDVQGPDWSLKMPKMKMPKFSMPTLKGEGPDVDVSLPKATIDVSGPKLDIETSDVSLEGPEGKLKGPKFKMPDMHFKGPKISMPDVDLNMKGPKVKGDMDVAVPEIEGEMKVPDVDIKGPKVDINAPDVDVQGPDWHLKMPKMKMPKFSMPGFKAEGPEVDVSLPKADLDVSGPKVDIDVPDVNIEGPDAKLKGPKFKMPEMNIKAPKISMPDLHLKGPKVKGDVDVSLPKVEGEIKVPEVDIKGPKVDIDVPDVDVQGPDWHLKMPKMKMPKFSMPGFKAEGPEVDVSLPKADLDVSGPKVDIDVPDVNIEGPDAKLKGPKFKMPEMNIKAPKISMPDFDLNLKGPKVKGDVDVSLPKVEGEIKVPEVDIKGPKVDVDVPDVDVQGPDWHLKMPKMKMPKFSMPGFKAEGPEVDVSLPKADLDVTGPKVDIDIPDVNIEGPDAKLKGPKFKMPEMNIKTPKISMPDLNLNLKGPNVKGDVDVSIPNVEGDLQGPSLDIKSPKLDVNAPDIDIHGPEGKLKGPKLKMPDMHVNMPKISMPDIDLNLKGSKVKGDVDISGPKLEGDIKTPKVDVKGPELDISASKVNIDAKGKKSRFKLPKFNFSGSKVQTPEVDVKFKKPDVDVTAPKVDINAPEVEVQGKVKGSKFKMPFLSISSPKVSMPDVELNLKGPKVKGELDATVPNLEGDFKSPKVDIKAPDVQLNAPDVDVHGPEWNLKMPKMKMPKFSVSGVKAEGPDVAVDLPKGDINIEGPSMNIEGPELNVECPEGSLKGPKFKMPEMNIKAPKISMPDIDLNLKGPKVKGDVDVSLPKVEGEIKVPEVDIKGPKVDINAPDVDVQGPDWHLKMPKMKMPKFSMPGFKAEGPEVDVSLPKADLDVSGPKVDIDVPDVNVGGPNVKVKGPKFKMPEMNIKAPKISMPDFDLHLKGPKVKGDVDASLPKMEGPSVDIDTPDVNIEGPEGKLKGPKFKMPDMHIKAPKISMPDFDLNLKGSKVKGDVDLSLPKVEGDLKGPEIDIECPEGKLKGPKFKMPDVHFKTPQISMSDIDLNMKGPKVKGDMDISVPKLEGDLKGPKVDVKGTKVDIDTPDIDIHGPEGKLKGPKFKMPDLHLKAPKISMPDVDLNLKVPKVKGDVDISLPKVEGDLKGPEVDIKGPKVDINAPDVDVQGPDWHLKMPKVKMPKFSMPGFKAEGPEVDVSLPKADLDVSGPKVDIDVPDVNIEVPDAKLKGPKFKMPEMNIKAPKISMPNIDLNLKGPKVKGDVDVSLPKVEGEIKVPEVDIKGPKMDIDVPDVNIEGPDAKLKGPKFKMPEMNIKAPKISMPDLHLKGPKIKGDVDVSLPKVEGEIKVPEVDIKGPKVDIDVPDVDVQGPDWHLKMPKVKMPKFSMPGFKAEGPEVDVSLPKADLDVSGPKVDIDVPDVNVDGPDMKVKGPKFKMPEINIKAPKISMPDVDLELKGPKVKGAFDGSVPKIEGTLKGPEIDMKGPGLDFEGPDAKLSGPNLKMPSLEVSVPKISGPDANVHLKTPNVGISGPKLGGGEVDLKGPKVDLETPSLDVHMESPDINIEGPDVKVPKFKKPKFGFGAKSPKADIKTPTVDVTVPEAELSVETPEINIGGKGKKSKFKMPKIHMSGPKVKTKKQGFDLNVPGGEIDASLKVPDVDVSVAGPDAALKAEVKSPKVKKTMFGKMYFPDVEFDIKSPKFKAEAPLPSPKLEGEIKVPDVDISSPGMNVEAPDIHVKAPKFKVPGVEAAGPKIEGNLKGPKVQANLDTPDINIQGPEAKIKTPSFSVSAPQVSIPDVNVKMKGPNIKGDVPSVGLEGPDVDLQGPEGKIKFPKFSLPKISAPGVKVEGGSTEIHAQMPSLEGGLSTSDVKFEGPGVSLKGPGVDLPSVDLSLSKVSGPDLDLNLKGPSLKGDVAASSPSMKLHAPGLDMKGVAGKVQIGADGVKVSGTDATPALSVGAPDVTLKGPSLQGDLAVSGDIKGPKVSVGTPEVSLEALEGGVKLPQMKLPQFGISTPGSDLDINIKGPQVCGELQGSGTDVNLKGPQISAPGMDFNLEGPKVRGSLGATGELKGPSIGGGLPGISIQGPEGNLQMPGIKASGCDVKVSSGQISGPEIKGDLKGSGIGLHGAVPDLSVKGPSFNMASPESDFGVSLKGPKVKGGVDVSGGVSVPDINLGEGHMNVKGFGGEWKGPQVSSSVNLDTSKLVGNLHFSGPKIEGDVKGGQIGLQGPGLSVSGPQGHLESGSGKVTFPKMKIPKFTFSGRELTGREVGVDVNFPNVEANVQAGAGEGELEESAVKLKKSKIKMPKFTFSKPKGKGGVTGSPEASVSGSKGDLKSSKASLGSLEGEVEAETSSPKGKFSLFKSKKPRNRSNSFSDEREFSAPSTPTGTLEFAGGEGKGKHGKLKFGTFGGLGSKSKGHYEVTGSDDEAGKLQGSGVSLASKKSRLSSSSSNDSGTKLGIQLPEVEISVSTKKE from the exons atggagaaggaggaagagacaaccCGGGAGCTGCTGCTGCCCAACTGGCAGGGCAGTGGCTCCCATGGGCTGACCATTGCCCAGAGGGATGATGGAGTCTTTGTACAGGAGGTGATGCAGAACTCCCCTGCGGCCCGCACTGGGGTGGTCAAAGAGG GGGACCAGATTGTGGGTGCCACCATCTACTTTGACAACCTGCAGTCTGGTGAGGTGACCCAGTTGCTGAATACCATGGGGCATCACACTGTTGGCTTGAAGTTGCACCGTAAAGGGGACCGATCCCCCGAACCTGGACAGACTTGGACCCATGAAGTCTTCAGTTCCCGCAGCTCTGAGGTGGTTCTG AGCGGGGATGATGAGGACTACCAGCGCATCTACACCACAAAGATCAAGCCACGCCTGAGGTCAGAGGATGGAGTAGAAGGGGACCTTGGGGAGACCCAGAGCCGTACCATCACAGTGACCAGAAGGGTCACAGCCTACACTGTGGATGTGACCGGTCGGGAAGGAGTGAAGGACATTGACATCAGCAGCCCTGAATTCATGATCAAGATACCGAGGCACGAAGTGACTGAAATTTCCAACACAGATGTGGAAACCCAGCCTGGGAAAACAGTGATCCGACTGCCATCGGGATCCGGGACAGCCTCTCCAACCACGGGCTCTGCTGTGGATATCCAGGCAGGTGCCATTTCTGCCTCAGGACCAGAGCTTGAAGGTGCCAGTCACTCAAAATTCCAGGTCACTGTACCTGGGACAAAGGTGGGAAGCCTAGATGTCAATGTCAAAGCAAAAGGCTTGGACTTGGGTGGCAAAGGAGGGATCCAAGTTCCAGGAGTGGACGTTTCGTCTTCTCTTGGGGCTGGCTCAGTAGAGGTACAGGGCCCATCCCTCCAGAGTGGTGATATTGGGAAAGTTAAAATTCCTACCATGAAGATGCCAAAATTTGGTGTTTCAGCAGGCCTGGAGGGCCAGATACCAGAGGGAGGGCTGAATGTTTCTGCACCTGAATTCTCTGTGGGACACAAGGGTGATAAGCCAGGCTTGGCTATTGGGGGAAACATCCAGGCTCCTCATCTGGAAGTAAGTACCTCCTCTGTCAATATTGAGGGGCTTGAGGGGAAGCTGAAGGGTCCCCCCCAGATCACTGGGCCATCACTTGAGGGTGACTTAGGCCTGAAAGGTACCAAGCTGCAAGGAAACATAGGAATGGATGATGCCTGTGCTTCCAAAATTGAGGGCAGCATCACTGGTCCCCGTGTGGAAATTGGAACCCCTGATGTTGCTGTTCATGGGCTAGGGGGAAAACTGAATGTGCCTAAGTTCTCTGCATCAGGTTCAAAGGGAGAGGGAGTTGGCATTGATGTGGCACTGCCCACAGGCAAAGTGACCCTTCCTGGGGTCTCTGGGGATGTCAATCTGCCTGAGATTGCTACTGGTGGGCTTGAAGGGAAGATGAAGGGTGCTAAAGTCAAGACTCCTGAAATGATTGTCCAGAAACCTAAAATCTCCATGCAGGATGTGGATCTGAGCCTTGGGTCCTGTAAACTGAAAGGAAATATGAAGGTATCTGCTCCCGAGGTGAAAGGTGGTGTTAAAGGCCCTCAGGTGGCAGTTAAAGGCTTCGGAGTGGACACTGAGACACCAAACTTAGAGGGGACCTTAACAGGACCCAAGCTCAGCAGCCCTTCTGGAAAAATAGGGACCTGTAGGATTTCTATGGCAGATGTAGACTTAAATGTAGCTGCACCTAAAGGGAAAGGGGGTATAGATGTCACTCTCCCCAAAGTAGAAGGAAAAGTCAAAGGTCCTGAAGTTGATGTCAAAGGCCCCAAAACAGACATCAGTGCTCCAGGTGTGGAAGTTCATGGTCCAGAATGGAACTTGAAGATGCCCAAGTTCAGCATCCCAGGAGTCAAAGGAGAAGGTCCAGACGTAAATGTTCCTTTGGCCAAAGGAGATATCAGTCTTTCAGGGCCTAAGGTCAATGTAGAAGCTCCAGATGTCAATGTGGAAGGTCTGGGTGGCAAACTTAAAGGCCCTGACATTAATCTTCCTGAAGGAAGTGTCAAGACTCCAAAGATTTCTATGCCTGATGTGGATCTGCACATCAAAGGGCCAAAGGTGAAGGGAGAGTATGATGTAACAACACCAAAGCTTGAGGGGGAACTGAAAGGCCCCAAAGTGGACACTGAGATCCCACAAGTGGATGTGCATGGCCCAAACCTGAAGATTCCCAAGATGAAGATGCCCAAATTCAGTGTGCCAGGGCTCAAAGCAGAGGGCCCAGAAGTGGATGTGAACCTGCCCAAGGTAGACATCGACATTTCTGGGACTAAGGTGGAGGTCAGTGCTCCAGATGTAAGCATTGAAGGACCAGAAGGGAAGTTGAAAGGGCATAAGTTTAAAATGCCTGAAATGAATATTAGAGCTCCAAAGATCTCCATGCCAGATGTGGACTTACACTTAAAAGGCCCCAATGTAAAGGGAGAATATGATGTCACAGTGCCAAGGGCAGAAGGTGACATTAAAGTTCCTGATGTTGAACTTAAAAGTGCTAAAGTAGACATTGATGTTCCAAATGTGGATGCTCAAGGTCCTGAATTGCATATGAAGATGCCCACGATAAAAATGCCCAAGTTTGGCATGCCAGGCTTCAaggcagagagcccagaagtGGAGATGAATCTCCCTAAGGCTGACATTGATGTCTCAGGACCCAAGGTGGACGTCAAAGTTCCAGATGTGAACACTGAAGGACTGGAAGGAAAACTGAAGGGTCCTAAGCTGAAGATGCCCGAGATGAACATCAAGGCCCCAAAGATCTCCATGCCTGACGTGGATTTGCATATGAAAGGTCCCAAGGTAAAAGGAGAGTATGATGTCACAATGCCAAAGCTGGAAGGAGACTTGAAAGGCCCCAAAGTAGATGTCAGTGCTCCAGATGTTGATGTTCATGGTCCTGATTGGAACATGAAAATGCCAAAGATTAAAATGCCCAAATTTACCATGCCTAGTCTCAAAGGAGAAGGCCCAGAGTTGGATGTGAACATGCCCAAAGCTGATGTGGACATTTCTGTACCAAAGCTAGATATTAGTGCTCCAGACTTGAACCTTGAGGGACCAGAAGGGAAGTTGAAAGGCCCCAAATTTAAGATGCCTGAGATGCACTTCAAGGCTCCAAAGATGTCCCTACCAGATGTGGACCTGGATCTCAAAGGAcccaaaatgaaaggaaatgtagACATATCTGCACCAAAAATAGAGGGAGAGATGAAAGTTCCAGATGTGGACATTAAAGGTCCAAATGTGGATGTTCAGGGCCCAGACTGGAGCCTGAAGATGCCAAAGATGAAAATGCCCAAGTTCAGTATGCCTACTCTCAAAGGTGAGGGCCCGGATGTGGATGTGAGCCTGCCTAAGGCTACTATTGATGTCTCAGGACCTAAACTTGACATTGAAACCTCAGATGTTAGCCTTGAGGGCCCAGAAGGAAAGCTGAAGGGCCCCAAGTTTAAGATGCCTGATATGCATTTCAAGGGCCCAAAGATTTCCATGCCTGATGTGGACTTAAACATGAAAGGCCCAAAAGTCAAGGGGGACATGGATGTGGCAGTGCCTGAAATAGAAG GTGAAATGAAAGTGCCAGATGTGGACATCAAAGGCCCCAAAGTGGACATCAATGCACCAGATGTGGATGTGCAGGGCCCAGACTGGCACCTGAAG ATGCCCAAGATGAAGATGCCCAAGTTCAGTATGCCTGGCTTCAAAGCAGAGGGCCCTGAAGTGGATGTGAGCCtgcccaaggctgaccttgatgtGTCAGGACCGAAAGTGGACATTGATGTTCCAGATGTGAATATTGAAGGTCCAGATGCAAAACTGAAGGGTCCCAAATTCAAGATGCCTGAGATGAACATCAAGGCccccaagatctccatgccagATTTACATCTTAAGGGTCCCAAAGTAAAGGGTGATGTAGATGTTTCTCTTCCCAAAGTGGAAGGTGAGATTAAAGTTCCTGAAGTTGACATCAAAGGCCCCAAAGTGGACATTGATGTTCCAGATGTGGATGTGCAGGGCCCAGACTGGCACCTGAAGATGCCCAAAATGAAGATGCCCAAGTTCAGTATGCCTGGCTTCAAAGCAGAAGGTCCTGAAGTGGATGTGAGCTtgcccaaggctgaccttgatgtGTCAGGACCCAAGGTGGACATTGATGTTCCAGATGTGAATATTGAAGGTCCAGATGCAAAACTGAAGGGCCCCAAGTTCAAGATGCCTGAGATGAACATCAAGGCccccaagatctccatgccagATTTTGATCTGAATCTGAAAGGCCCCAAAGTGAAGGGTGATGTGGACGTGTCTCTTCCCAAAGTGGAAGGTGAGATTAAAGTTCCTGAAGTTGACATCAAAGGCCCCAAAGTGGACGTCGATGTTCCAGATGTGGATGTGCAGGGCCCAGACTGGCACCTGAAGATGCCCAAGATGAAGATGCCCAAGTTCAGTATGCCTGGCTTCAAAGCAGAGGGCCCAGAGGTGGATGTGAGCCtgcccaaggctgaccttgatgtGACAGGACCCAAGGTGGACATCGATATTCCAGATGTGAATATTGAAGGTCCAGATGCAAAACTGAAGGGCCCTAAGTTCAAGATGCCTGAGATGAACATCAAGACTCCCAAGATCTCAATGCCAGATTTGAATCTTAATCTTAAAGGCCCCAATGTGAAAGGAGATGTGGATGTTTCCATTCCAAATGTAGAGGGCGATTTGCAAGGCCCTTCACTTGACATTAAGAGCCCAAAATTGGATGTAAATGCTCCAGATATTGACATTCATGGTCCTGAGGGCAAATTAAAAGGTCCCAAACTGAAAATGCCtgacatgcatgtgaacatgccCAAGATCTCCATGCCGGACATTGACTTGAATTTAAAGGGCTCAAAAGTCAAGGGAGATGTTGATATCTCTGGACCCAAACTAGAGGGTGACATTAAAACTCCAAAAGTGGATGTGAAGGGCCCAGAATTGGACATTTCTGCTTCTAAGGTCAATATTGATGCGAAAGGAAAGAAATCTCGTTTTAAGCttcctaaatttaatttttctgggTCCAAAGTTCAGACACCTGAAGTGGATGTcaaatttaaaaagccagatgttGATGTAACAGCTCCAAAAGTTGATATTAATGCTCCAGAAGTTGAAGTCCAAGGCAAAGTGAAAGGATCCAAGTTTAAAATGCCTTTCCTGAGCATTTCATCTCCCAAAGTCTCCATGCCCGATGTGGAGCTAAACTTGAAAGGTCCTAAAGTCAAAGGCGAATTAGATGCAACAGTCCCAAATTTAGAAGGAGATTTCAAAAGTCCCAAAGTGGACATTAAAGCACCAGATGTTCAACTTAATGCCCCAGATGTGGATGTTCATGGTCCAGAATGGAATCTGAAAATGCCCAAGATGAAAATGCCCAAGTTCAGTGTGTCTGGTGTAAAAGCAGAAGGGCCTGATGTGGCTGTGGACTTACCAAAAGGAGACATCAATATAGAAGGTCCCAGTATGAATATTGAAGGCCCAGAACTCAATGTGGAATGTCCAGAGGGAAGCTTAAAAGGCCCCAAGTTTAAAATGCCTGAGATGAACATCAAGGCTCCCAAGATCTCCATGCCTGACATTGACTTAAACCTGAAAGGCCCCAAGGTGAAGGGTGATGTGGACGTGTCTCTTCCCAAAGTGGAAG GTGAGATTAAAGTTCCTGAGGTTGACATCAAAGGCCCTAAAGTGGACATCAATGCCCCAGATGTGGATGTGCAGGGCCCAGACTGGCACCTGAAG ATGCCCAAGATGAAGATGCCCAAGTTCAGTATGCCTGGCTTCAAAGCAGAGGGCCCAGAGGTGGATGTGAGCCtgcccaaggctgaccttgatgtGTCAGGACCCAAGGTGGACATCGATGTTCCAGATGTGAATGTTGGAGGACCAAATGTGAAAGTGAAGGGTCCCAAATTCAAGATGCCTGAGATGAACATTAAAGCCCCGAAGATCTCCATGCCTGACTTTGATTTGCATCTGAAAGGCCCCAAAGTGAAGGGTGATGTGGATGCTTCCTTGCCTAAAATGGAAG GCCCCAGTGTGGATATTGACACTCCTGATGTCAATATTGAAGGTCcagaaggaaaattaaaaggACCCAAATTTAAAATGCCAGACATGCATATCAAAGCTCCCAAGATCTCCATGCCTGACTTTGACTTAAATCTGAAAGGGTCTAAAGTGAAGGGAGATGTGGATCTTTCCCTCCCGAAGGTTGAAGGTGATCTTAAAGGGCCAGAAATAGACATTGAGTGCCCTGAAGGAAAACTCAAAGGCCCCAAGTTTAAGATGCCAGATGTCCATTTCAAAACTCCACAAATCTCAATGAGTGACATTGATTTGAACATGAAAGGACCTAAGGTAAAAGGAGACATGGATATTTCTGTTCCTAAACTAGAAGGGGACTTGAAAGGTCCCAAAGTGGATGTCAAAGGCACTAAAGTGGACATTGACACTCCTGATATTGACATTCATGGTCCCGAAGGGAAACTGAAGGGCCCTAAGTTTAAAATGCCTGATCTCCACCTCAAGGCACCCAAGATCTCAATGCCAGACGTTGACCTGAATCTGAAAGTACCAAAGGTGAAGGGTGATGTGGATATTTCTCTACCTAAAGTGGAAGGTGATCTCAAAGgcccagaggttgacatcaaAGGCCCCAAAGTGGACATCAATGCTCCAGATGTGGATGTGCAGGGCCCAGACTGGCACCTGAAGATGCCCAAGGTGAAGATGCCCAAGTTCAGTATGCCTGGCTTCAAAGCAGAGGGCCCTGAAGTGGATGTGAGTCtgcccaaggctgaccttgatgtGTCAGGACCCAAGGTGGACATTGATGTTCCAGATGTGAATATTGAAGTTCCAGATGCAAAACTGAAGGGCCCCAAGTTCAAGATGCCTGAGATGAACATCAAGGCCCCCAAGATCTCCATGCCTAACATTGACTTAAACCTGAAAGGCCCCAAAGTGAAGGGCGATGTGGACGTGTCTCTTCCCAAAGTGGAAGGTGAGATTAAAGTTCCCGAAGTTGACATCAAAGGCCCCAAAATGGACATTGATGTTCCAGATGTAAACATTGAAGGTCCAGATGCAAAACTGAAGGGCCCCAAGTTCAAGATGCCTGAGATGAACATCAAGGCccccaagatctccatgccagATTTACATCTTAAGGGTCCCAAAATAAAGGGTGATGTAGATGTTTCTCTTCCCAAAGTGGAAGGTGAGATTAAAGTTCCTGAAGTTGACATCAAAGGCCCCAAAGTGGACATTGACGTTCCAGATGTGGATGTTCAGGGCCCAGACTGGCACCTGAAGATGCCCAAGGTGAAGATGCCCAAGTTCAGTATGCCTGGCTTCAAAGCAGAGGGCCCAGAGGTGGATGTGAGCCtgcccaaggctgaccttgatgtGTCAGGACCCAAGGTGGACATTGATGTTCCAGATGTGAATGTCGACGGTCCAGATATGAAAGTGAAAGGTCCCAAATTCAAGATGCCAGAGATTAACATCAAGGCccccaagatctccatgccagATGTTGATCTGGAGTTAAAAGGACCCAAAGTAAAAGGAGCCTTTGATGGGTCTGTTCCTAAGATCGAAGGTACTCTCAAAGGACCTGAAATAGACATGAAAGGTCCAGGTCTGGATTTTGAAGGCCCTGATGCTAAACTCAGTGGTCCTAATTTGAAGATGCCGTCACTGGAGGTATCTGTTCCTAAAATAAGTGGGCCTGATGCTAATGTGCACCTCAAGACGCCAAATGTTGGAATTTCTGGGCCTAAGTTAGGAGGAGGTGAAGTAGACCTCAAGGGGCCTAAAGTTGATTTAGAAACTCCAAGCTTAGATGTCCACATGGAGAGTCCAGATATTAATATTGAAGGGCCAGATGTTAAAGTTCCAAAGTTTAAGAAACCCAAGTTTGGATTTGGTGCAAAAAGCCCCAAAGCTGACATTAAGACCCCCACAGTTGATGTGACTGTCCCTGAAGCAGAACTGAGTGTTGAGACTCCTGAGATAAACATTGGAGGCAAGGGCAAGAAAAGCAAGTTTAAAATGCCTAAAATTCACATGAGTGGCCCTAAAGTCAAGACCAAGAAACAGGGATTTGATTTGAATGTTCCTGGAGGTGAGATTGATGCCAGCCTCAAAGTTCCTGATGTGGATGTCAGTGTTGCAGGGCCTGATGCTGCGCTCAAAGCTGAAGTAAAATCTCCCAAAGTCAAGAAAACCATGTTTGGAAAAATGTACTTTCCGGATGTAGAGTTTGACATTAAGTCACCCAAATTTAAAGCAGAAGCTCCCCTACCCAGCCCCAAGCTCGAGGGTGAAATCAAGGTACCAGATGTGGATATTTCTTCACCTGGGATGAATGTGGAAGCTCCTGATATTCACGTGAAAGCTCCCAAGTTCAAGGTGCCAGGCGTGGAAGCCGCAGGGCCAAAAATAGAGGGCAACTTGAAAGGTCCCAAGGTGCAGGCAAACCTGGACACACCAGACATCAATATCCAAGGTCCGGAAGCTAAAATCAAAACCCCCTCTTTTAGTGTGTCGGCTCCTCAAGTCTCCATACCCGATGTGAATGTTAAAATGAAAGGACCAAACATAAAGGGTGATGTTCCCAGTGTGGGACTGGAAGGACCTGACGTAGATCTGCAGGGTCCAGAAGGAAAAATCAAGTTCCCCAAGTTTTCATTGCCCAAGATCAGTGCCCCTGGTGTGAAAGTGGAAGGTGGGAGCACTGAGATCCATGCTCAGATGCCCTCTCTTGAAGGAGGGTTGAGCACATCAGATGTTAAGTTTGAAGGGCCTGGTGTGTCTCTAAAAGGCCCAGGAGTGGACTTGCCTTCGGTGGACCTCTCTCTGTCAAAAGTGTCTGGGCCTGATCTTGACCTGAACTTGAAAGGACCAAGTCTGAAGGGAGACGTGGCTGCCTCCAGTCCCAGCATGAAGTTGCATGCCCCAGGTCTTGACATGAAAGGTGTTGCTGGAAAAGTACAGATAGGAGCAGATGGTGTGAAAGTGTCAGGGACTGATGCCACACCAGCGCTTAGTGTGGGGGCACCAGATGTGACACTGAAGGGACCAAGTCTCCAGGGAGATCTGGCTGTGTCTGGAGACATCAAGGGTCCTAAAGTATCTGTGGGTACTCCAGAGGTTAGCTTGGAGGCCCTAGAAGGTGGTGTCAAACTTCCCCAAATGAAACTGCCCCAGTTTGGTATCTCCACTCCGGGCTCTGACTTGGACATTAACATCAAGGGGCCACAAGTTTGTGGAGAACTACAGGGGTCAGGGACGGATGTGAACCTGAAAGGACCTCAGATCTCAGCGCCAGGCATGGACTTTAACTTGGAAGGACCAAAAGTGAGGGGGAGCCTCGGAGCCACTGGTGAATTGAAAGGCCCATCGATTGGGGGAGGTCTTCCAGGCATCAGCATTCAAGGCCCAGAAGGAAACCTCCAAATGCCTGGAATTAAGGCTTCCGGATGTGATGTGAAAGTCTCATCAGGGCAGATTTCTGGTCCCGAAATTAAAGGAGATCTGAAAGGTTCAGGAATAGGTCTTCATGGAGCTGTTCCTGACCTAAGTGTCAAAGGGCCTTCCTTTAATATGGCATCTCCTGAGTCAGATTTTGGTGTCAGCTTGAAGGGTCCCAAAGTCAAAGGAGGTGTAGATGTTTCAGGGGGTGTCAGTGTCCCAGATATCAACCTGGGTGAAGGGCATATGAATGTCAAAGGCTTTGGAGGTGAGTGGAAGGGACCCCAAGTCTCTTCTTCTGTAAACTTGGATACATCTAAACTTGTTGGGAACCTTCATTTCTCAGGACCAAAGATAGAAGGAGACGTGAAAGGGGGCCAGATTGGACTCCAGGGTCCCGGGCTGAGTGTGTCTGGGCCTCAAGGTCACTTGGAAAGTGGATCTGGAAAAGTAACATTCCCGAAGATGAAGATCCCTAAATTTACCTTCTCTGGCCGTGAGCTCACTGGTAGAGAAGTAGGGGTGGATGTCAACTTCCCTAATGTGGAGGCCAATGTGCaggctggtgctggagaaggcGAGTTGGAAGAGTCTGCAGTCAAACTTAAGAAATCCAAAATCAAAATGCCCAAGTTTACCTTTTCTAAACCTAAAGGGAAAGGTGGTGTCACTGGCTCACCAGAAGCATCCGTTTCTGGGTCCAAAGGGGACCTGAAGAGCtcaaaggccagcttgggctctcTGGAGGGAGAGGTGGAAGCCGAAACATCGTCACCCAAAGGCAAATTCTCCCTATTCAAAAGCAAGAAGCCAAGAAACCGCTCCAACTCCTTCAGCGACGAGAGGGAGTTCTCAGCGCCTTCCACCCCAACTGGGACTTTGGAGTTTGCAGGTGGAGAAGGTAAAGGCAAACATGGGAAGCTGAAATTTGGTACCTTTGGTGGCTTGGGATCAAAGAGCAAAGGTCATTATGAGGTTACTGGGAGTGATGACGAGGCAGGCAAGTTACAGGGGAGTGGAGTGTCCTTGGCCTCAAAGAAGTCCCGactgtcctcctcctccagcaaTGACAGCGGGACTAAACTTGGCATCCAGCTTCCTGAGGTAGAAATATCAGTTTCCACAAAGAAAGAGTAG